In Pseudomonas flavescens, the sequence GTTGCCGATGGCTTGGGCATCGAGGCTGCCGAGGTAATCCAGGGCCGCGCCAAAGGCGATGACTCCGGCTACCGGTGGCGTACCGGCTTCCAGGCCGAGCGGCGCGTCGCGAAAGGTCGAGGCGAGATAACCCGCCTGCTGCACCATCTCACCGCCGAACTGCCAATGCTGCAGGCGCTGCAGTGCGCCGCGCCGGCCATAGAGCAGGCCGACGCCATCCGGGCCATACAGCTTGTGGCTGGAGCAGACGTAAAAGTCGCAGCCCAGTGCCTGCATGTCCTGGCGGCCATGTACGATAGCCTGGGCACCGTCCACGACCGTCAGGGCGCCGCCGTCGCGAGCCTGCTGGATCAGCGTGTGCAGCGCCTGCCTGCGGCCCAGCACGTTGGACAGTTGGCTGACGGCGAGTAGCCGGGTGCGCGGCCCGATGAGGGTGGTCGCCTGCTGCAGGTCGATATCGCCCTGGGGCGTCAGTGGCAACACCACCAGCTTCAGGGACCTGCGCGCTGCCAACTGCTGCCAGGGAAGCAGGTTGGCATGGTGCTCGGCGGCGCTGACGACGATCTCGTCGCCAGCCGCGAACAGGTGTTCCAGCCCATAGGCGAGCAGGTTGAGGGATTCCGTGGCGCCGCGGGTGAAGACGATGTCCTCGCGGTCGGCGGCATTCAGCCAGCGCGCAGCCTTGTCGCGGGTTGCCTCGAAGGCCCGGGTGGCGCGCTCGCCGGGCAGGTGCTGGGCGCGGTGCACATTGGCGGCTCCGCCGGCGTAGTAGGCCAGCAAGGCATCCAGTACCGTCTGCGGTTTCTGCGCCGTGGCAGCGCTGTCGAGGTAGGTCTGGCCTTCGCGGTCGAGGGCCAGCAGGCCGGGAAAATCGGCGCGCCAGGGGGAAATCAGGGTCATCCGGATCTCGTAACGCTAAATGTGAAAACGGGCTGTGCCCGCGAAGACCGATAGTCTAACGCGCACACAGCCCGCTCGGGCGAAGCCTGGGCTCAGTTGTGAGCGTGCAGGGCTTCGTTCAGCTCGATGGCCGACTTGTTGGTCTTGCACTCCACCGCGCCAGTTTGCGAGTTGCGACGGAACAGCAGGTCGGCCTGACCCGCCAGGTCACGACCCTTGACCACCTTGACCAGGTTGTTCTGGTCGTCGAGCAGGGCGATCTTGGTGCCAGCGGTCACGTACAGGCCGGCTTCGACGATGTTGCGGTCGCCCAATGGGATGCCGATGCCAGCGTTGGCGCCGATCAGGCAGCCTTCACCCACGGAGATGACGATGTTGCCGCCACCGGACAGGGTGCCCATGGTCGAGCAGCCGCCGCCCAGATCCGACCCCTTGCCGACGAATACGCCAGCGGAAACGCGGCCTTCGATCATGCCGGGGCCAGCGGTGCCGGCGTTGAAGTTGACGAAACCTTCGTGCATCACGGTGGTGCCTTCACCGATGTAGGCGCCCAGGCGGATACGTGCGCTGTCGGCGATACGTACGCCGGTGGGTACCACGTAGTCGGTCATTTTCGGGAACTTGTCCACCGAGAAGACTTCCAGCAGGTCGCCTTTCAGGCGAGCTTCCAGCTGGCGCTCGGTCAGCTCGAGCAGATCCACGGCACCCTGGCTGGTCCAGGCAACGTTGGGCAGCAGCGGGAAGATGCCGGTCAGGTTCAGGCCGTGGGGCTTGACCAGGCGATGGGACAGCAGGTGCAGCTTGAGGTAAGCCTCGGGGGTGCTGGTCAGGGCGGCATCTTCGGCCAGCAGGGTGGCGACCAGCGGCTTGGCGCTTTCCGCCAGGCGGGTGAGCAGGGCGCTCTGTACCGCGTCGATGTGTTTCAGGGCACTGGCCAGTTCACCGGCCTGCTGGTTGGTCAGCGCGATGGCCTGGTTGCCGCCGCTGTAGCCGAGCTTCTCGGTGACCTTGGCGAACAGTTCGGCGCTCGGGTTGAGCAGGGGCTGTGCGTAGAACACTTCCAGCCAGGTGCTTTGACGGTTTTGGGTGCCGACCCCGAAGGCCAGGCTGAACAGGGTGTTGGACATGGGCTTTTCCTTGCAACGAATTCGATTGAGGTGACTATCAGGCCAGTTCGGCGGCATAGCGCTCGGGTTTGAAGCCGACCAGCGTACGCGTGCCCAGATCCAGCACGGGGCGCTTGATCATCGACGGTTGGGCCAGCATCAGTTCGATGGCCTTGGCCTGATCGAGATCGCTCTTCTGGGCGTCGTCGAGTTTGCGGAACGTGGTACCGGCGCGGTTGAGGATGGTTTCCCAGCCGTGCTCGTCACACCACTTCTGCAGGTTGCCGCGGTCGATGCCGGCGGTCTTGTAATCGTGAAACTGGTAAGCGATACCTTGCTCGTCGAGCCAGGTGCGGGCCTTCTTCATGGTGTCGCAGGCCTTGATCCCATAAAGGACGTTACTCATTGATTTCCCTCGGAAGGATTCCACTCGTCGAATCCTCCTCAATACCTTGTTAATACCGAGCGGTGGATTATGCCACGTCGACTCGCCTTGCGGCGCTGTCAGGGCACAAGTCGGTCCGCACGCGTCGTACGACGCGTTAGAATGCAGGGCCCATGCGAGCCATGCGGTCTTGTTCGTAAAGGATTTCCCCCGCCATGCAGCTTCTCTACACCATCCTGATCATGTTGCTGGTGGTCAGCGGCACCCGTATCAGCGCCCAGTTCATTCCGCTGCCACTGCCGATCCTGCAGATTCTCATCGGTGCACTGCTGGCGATACCGGTACTGGGGCTGCATGTACGGCTGGACCCCGAGCTGTTCCTCCTGCTGTTCATCCCGCCGCTGTTGTTCGTCGACGGCTGGCGCATGCCCAAGGGGCAGTTTCGCAAGCTGCGTACACCGATCCTGTTTCTGGCTTTCGCTCTGGTGTTCTTCACCATTGTGGGTGCGGGTTATTTCATTCATTGGTTGCTGCCTCAGGTGCCACTGGCGGCTTGCTTCGCGCTGGCGGCAGTGCTGTCGCCAACCGATGCAGTGGCGGTGTCGGCGATCGCTCACGGTCGCCTGCCAGGCACCCTGAACAACCTGCTGCAAGGCGAGGCGCTGATGAACGACGCCTCGGGCCTGGTGGCCTTCAAGTTCGCCGTGGCGGCGACCCTGACCGGGGTGTTTTCCCTGGGCGACGCCAGCCTGCAGTTCGTCCTGGTGGCCGTCGGCGGGCTGCTGATCGGTATGGCGCTGAGCTACCTGCTGGGCCGCTTGCGGGCCTGGATGATCGCCCGTGGCTGGGAGGAGCCGGCGCCCCACGTGCTGCTGATGCTGTTGCTGCCTTTCGCCGCCTACGTAGCCGCCGAGCATCTGGGACTGTCGGGCATCCTTTCGGCGGTTGCCGCCGGCATGATGCAGAGCCGTCTCGATCTGCTGCCACGGCAGACCACCACACGCCTGCTCAATCGCGGTGTGTGGGCGATGCTCGAATTCACCTTCAACGGCCTGATCTTCCTGCTGCTTGGTCTGCAGTTGCCGGACATCATCAAGGCGGTCATCGGTGATCACGCCGACGCTTGGCAACTGCTGTTGCCGGCGTTGGGCTATGTGCTGGCGGTGTACGGGGTGCTGATGGCGCTGCGTTTCGTCTGGGTCTACAGCTACTGGCGTACCTCGGGCATGCTGCGGCGCTGGCGCGGCAAGTCGACCCGTTTCGCCGGGCAGTCGCGCCTGGCCCTGACGGCCGTACTGACCCTGGGGGGCGTACGGGGCGCGGTGACGCTGGCCGGCGTGATGTCGTTGCCACTGTTGCTCAACAATGGCCAGGCGTTTCCCGAGCGCGACCTGCTGATCCTGATCGCCGCGGGTGTGATCCTGGTGTCGCTGCTGGTCGCCAGCGTGGCATTGCCGAGTCTGCTGCCGCTGCTGCCCCAGGACAACGTGGCGCGCCAGGAGGGCGAGCTCAATCGGCACCGCGCTCAGGTGCTGCAGGCGGCCATTCGCTGCCTGGAGGCCGACGATGAAAAGGCCTCGGATACCGACGGTGCGATCGCCGCGGCCGAAATCCGCGCCAAGCTGATGAGCGAGTACCGCGACCTGCTCGAGCGCACCCGTACGCGCCGTGCCGAGGAGTCGCGTGACTATCAGCGTCAGGCCGACCAGCTGGAGTACCGCATGCGTCTGCATGCACTGCGCACCCAGCGTCTGGAGCTGTACCGGATGCGCAAGGAGAACCAGTTGGACGATGACATGCTGGCGGAAATTCTTCGCGACCTGGATAACGCCGAGGCGCGTCTGCTCAAGGGTTAGGGTTGGTAATGCTTCAGCTCCCGGGCTATCAGCAGACGCTGGATCTCGCTGGCGCCCTCGTAGATCTGCGTGATGCGCGCATCCCGGTAGTAACGCTGCACCGGGAAGTCCTCCAGGTAGCCGTAGCCGCCATGCACCTGCAGCGCCTTCGAACACACGCGCTCGGCCATTTCCGAGGCGAACAGCTTGGCCTGGGAGGCTTCCGACAGGCACGCCTGACCGGCACTGCGCAGGCGGGCGGCATGCAGGGTCAGCAGGCGTGCGGCGTTGATCTGGGTGTGCATGTCGGCGAGCAGGTTGGCGATGCTCTGATGCTCGCCAATGGGCTTGTCGAACTGCACCCTTTCACGGGAGTAGAGCAGCGCCGCCTCGAAGGCTGCGCGGGCGATACCCACCGCCTGGGCGGCAATGCCGATGCGCCCGCCCTCGAGATTGGACAAGGCGATACCCAGCCCCTTGCCGCGCTCGCCGAGCAGATTGCTGGCGGGGATGCGGCAGTTCTCCAGGGCGATGGCGCAGGTATCCGAAGCGCGAATGCCCATCTTGTGTTCACTGCGTTCGATGCGAAAGCCGGGGGTGTTGGTCGGCACCAGAAAGGCGGAAATGCCCTGCTTGCCAAGCGCGGCATCGGTAACCGCGAAGACGATGGCCAGACCGGCGCGGCGGCCATTGGTGACGAACTGCTTGGCGCCATCGAGGACCCAGTGGCCGTCGCGCAGTTCGGCACGGGTACGCAGGTTGTGGGCTTCGGAACCCGCCTGGGGTTCGGTCAGGCAGAAGCAGCCGATCACTGCGCCGTTGGCCAGGCGCGGCAGCCATTCGTTCTTCTGGGCGTCGTTGCCATGGTTGAGCAGCGGGCCGCAGCCCACCGAGTTGTGCACGCTCATCAGGGTGCCGGTGGCGGCATCGGCGGCTGAGACTTCCTCGATGGCCAGGGCGTAGGCCACATAGTCGAGGTAGCTGCCGCCCCAGGTATCCGGGACGACCATTCCCAGCAGACCCATTTCGCCCATCTGGGCCACTACCGCGTCATCGATCCAGCCGGCCTTTTCCCATGCTTCGGCGTGGGGGGCGATGGCGCGCCGGGCGAACTGCCGGGTGCAGTCGCGGATCATGCGTTGTTCGTCGTCCAGTTCGATGTCGTGCATAGCGACCTCTCTATTGTCATTGACCCGCGCCGGATCACTGCGAGCGGGCAGGTGCGGCCCTCACGGATCACGTGGCTGGCCTGACTACAGGGTCGCCCAGGAACGGGCTAATCGCAAACGCCGGAGTGCGCGCGGTGACGGTCGTCACGGCGCTGTAGGGGCTGCTGACGTTTCGACGCGGCCTCGCGTGAAACGTCAACAGGCCCTGGCGCTCAGTTCTGCTGGCGCAGTTGGTCGAGCAGGTTGCTGTCCGGGTAGCCATCGGCTGGCCAGCCCAGGTGCAGCTGGAAGGCACGGATCGCCTTGCGGGTGTTGGCGCCGATGATGCCATCGGCATGACCGGAATCGAAACCACGGGCGCTCAGGCGCTCCTGTAGCTCGACACGCTCGCTGCGACCCAGCTGCCGATCGCCTTCCGGCCAGGTGCCTTGCACGCCACCGCCGCCACGCAGGCTGTCGGACAGCAGCCCGATCGCCAGCGCGTAGGAGGTGGAGTTGTTGTAGCGCAGGATGCTGCGGAAGTTACCCATCAGCAGGAATGCCGGGCCACGGTGGCCTGCGGGCAGCAGCAAGGTGGCGCTGGCGTCGTCACGAGGCGTGTTCAACGGTTGGCTCACCGGGTGAATGCCCAGGGCACGCCATTCGCTGAGGCTGCGGCGTACTTCCGGGTCGGCCAGGGCGTAGTCGAAGCCCTGCGGCAGCTCGACCTCGAAGCCCCAAGGCTGACGCAGTTGCCAGTTGGAGCCTTGCAGGTAGTGAGCCGCCGAGGCCAGCGCATCGGCCGAGGACGTCCACACGTCGCGCTTGCCGTCACCGTCGAAATCCACCGCGTGTTCGTTGTAGGTGGTGGGCATGAACTGGGTCTGCCCCATGGCTCCGGCCCAGGAGCCGACCAGGCTTTCCGGGGCGATGTCGCCGTGTTGGAGAATCTGCAGCACGGCCAGCAACTGGCTGCGCCAGAACGCCTGACGTCGCCCCTCATAGGCCAGCGTGGCCAGGGAGCGCACCACGTTGTGGCTGCCGATGTTGCTGCCGAAGTTGCTTTCCATGCCCCAGATGGCGACCAGGGTCTCTGCGTCGACGCCATAGCGCTGCTCGATCTGATTGAGCAGGGCACGGTTTTGCGTCAGCAGGATACGACCGCGAGCGACACGGCTGGGGGAGACGGCACCGTTGAGGTACTCCCACACCGGGCGGCTGAATTCGGGTTGGCTGCTGTCGGCCTTGACCACGTCCGGGTTCGGCACGACGCCAGCGAAGGCGCGGTCGAACAGGGTCGGGCTGATGCCGGCGGCGATCGCGTCGCTGCGCAACAGGTCACGCCATTGTTCGAAGCTCAACTGCTCCTGAACGGGCTGGGTGAATGCGGCGTTGGTCGGGGTATTGCCCTGCGTAGCGCTCTGGGTGGCCAGGGGCTGGGCAGGGGCATCGGCACAGGCCGTGAGCAAAAGCAGGAAGCTGGCCGCAGCGGTGGCAGGCAGGCCGCGAATGAACAGGTTGGGCATGGTCATCTCAACACGTTTTGCAGGCGACCACCTTAGCACGGATGAGCGGTAATGCGGGCTGTGCGAGTGGTCAGGCTGCCTTTTTCGACAGCTCCAGAAACGAAAAGGCCTCCCAGTTCTGCTGGGAGGCTTGGCGGCGGTAGCTGCCTTTTCCTTTGCCGGGGCGTTCCTGGCGTGAGCGGAACAGCGGCTGGGCGATGATGGATTTGGCCTTGTTCGGGCGTGCTTTCTTGCTCATGGCAGGTCCTCAATCAGTGCTCGCGCCGGTGCGAGCGGCAGCAATGATGCGCCGCTGCGGGAGCCATGTCCATACGCGCTGGAGGCTTCAGGTGCCGAGCTTGAGACGCTGGCCGGCCATCATCAGCACCAGGCGCGACAGGCTCGCCCACGGATCGCCCGCCGCCTGGCCCTTGACCTGGGCATCGATCTGCTGGGCATCCATCAGCAGCGCATTCCAGCGTGCCGGCGAGTGACGTTGCAGGGCTTTGCTCACCAGCGGTCGACGCTTGTCCCAGACCGGCGGGCGGGCCGAGGCGAAGGCCTTGTCCAGCGGGATGCCCTGGCTGAACTGGTAGGACAGGTTGGCCAACTGGCGCAGCTCGCGGGCCAGCATCACCACGATGAACAGCGATTCCTGGCCTTCGCCACGCAAGCCATCGAGCATGCGCAGGGCATGGGCAGCTTCACCATTGAGGATGGCATCGATCAGGCCGAAAACGTCATAGCGGGCACTGTCGGCTACGGCCGCCTGAACGGTGCCAGCATCGATCTGCTGGCCATCGGCGAGCAGCTTGAGTTTCTCGATTTCCTGGGCGGCGGCCAGCAGGTTGCCTTCTACCCGGGCGGCGATCAGGTCCACCGCGTCGGCAGTGGCATTCATGCCCGACTGGGCCAGGCGCTGACGAATCCATTGCGGCAACTGGTTGGCGTCCACCGGCCAGATCTGCACGAACTGACAGTGCGGGCCATCGATCAGGGCCTTGGCCCACTTGGTCTTCTGCGCGCTGCCATCGAGTTTGGGCAGGCTGATCAGCAGCAGGGTGTCTTCCGGC encodes:
- a CDS encoding lytic murein transglycosylase, with the translated sequence MPNLFIRGLPATAAASFLLLLTACADAPAQPLATQSATQGNTPTNAAFTQPVQEQLSFEQWRDLLRSDAIAAGISPTLFDRAFAGVVPNPDVVKADSSQPEFSRPVWEYLNGAVSPSRVARGRILLTQNRALLNQIEQRYGVDAETLVAIWGMESNFGSNIGSHNVVRSLATLAYEGRRQAFWRSQLLAVLQILQHGDIAPESLVGSWAGAMGQTQFMPTTYNEHAVDFDGDGKRDVWTSSADALASAAHYLQGSNWQLRQPWGFEVELPQGFDYALADPEVRRSLSEWRALGIHPVSQPLNTPRDDASATLLLPAGHRGPAFLLMGNFRSILRYNNSTSYALAIGLLSDSLRGGGGVQGTWPEGDRQLGRSERVELQERLSARGFDSGHADGIIGANTRKAIRAFQLHLGWPADGYPDSNLLDQLRQQN
- a CDS encoding Na+/H+ antiporter; this encodes MQLLYTILIMLLVVSGTRISAQFIPLPLPILQILIGALLAIPVLGLHVRLDPELFLLLFIPPLLFVDGWRMPKGQFRKLRTPILFLAFALVFFTIVGAGYFIHWLLPQVPLAACFALAAVLSPTDAVAVSAIAHGRLPGTLNNLLQGEALMNDASGLVAFKFAVAATLTGVFSLGDASLQFVLVAVGGLLIGMALSYLLGRLRAWMIARGWEEPAPHVLLMLLLPFAAYVAAEHLGLSGILSAVAAGMMQSRLDLLPRQTTTRLLNRGVWAMLEFTFNGLIFLLLGLQLPDIIKAVIGDHADAWQLLLPALGYVLAVYGVLMALRFVWVYSYWRTSGMLRRWRGKSTRFAGQSRLALTAVLTLGGVRGAVTLAGVMSLPLLLNNGQAFPERDLLILIAAGVILVSLLVASVALPSLLPLLPQDNVARQEGELNRHRAQVLQAAIRCLEADDEKASDTDGAIAAAEIRAKLMSEYRDLLERTRTRRAEESRDYQRQADQLEYRMRLHALRTQRLELYRMRKENQLDDDMLAEILRDLDNAEARLLKG
- a CDS encoding acyl-CoA dehydrogenase family protein, coding for MHDIELDDEQRMIRDCTRQFARRAIAPHAEAWEKAGWIDDAVVAQMGEMGLLGMVVPDTWGGSYLDYVAYALAIEEVSAADAATGTLMSVHNSVGCGPLLNHGNDAQKNEWLPRLANGAVIGCFCLTEPQAGSEAHNLRTRAELRDGHWVLDGAKQFVTNGRRAGLAIVFAVTDAALGKQGISAFLVPTNTPGFRIERSEHKMGIRASDTCAIALENCRIPASNLLGERGKGLGIALSNLEGGRIGIAAQAVGIARAAFEAALLYSRERVQFDKPIGEHQSIANLLADMHTQINAARLLTLHAARLRSAGQACLSEASQAKLFASEMAERVCSKALQVHGGYGYLEDFPVQRYYRDARITQIYEGASEIQRLLIARELKHYQP
- the arfA gene encoding alternative ribosome rescue factor ArfA, which produces MSKKARPNKAKSIIAQPLFRSRQERPGKGKGSYRRQASQQNWEAFSFLELSKKAA
- a CDS encoding aminotransferase class V-fold PLP-dependent enzyme; translation: MTLISPWRADFPGLLALDREGQTYLDSAATAQKPQTVLDALLAYYAGGAANVHRAQHLPGERATRAFEATRDKAARWLNAADREDIVFTRGATESLNLLAYGLEHLFAAGDEIVVSAAEHHANLLPWQQLAARRSLKLVVLPLTPQGDIDLQQATTLIGPRTRLLAVSQLSNVLGRRQALHTLIQQARDGGALTVVDGAQAIVHGRQDMQALGCDFYVCSSHKLYGPDGVGLLYGRRGALQRLQHWQFGGEMVQQAGYLASTFRDAPLGLEAGTPPVAGVIAFGAALDYLGSLDAQAIGNHEAALHRMLLAGLHGYAGLRLLGEPETALACFTVDGVHSGDLAHLLTEQGIAVRVGHHCAMPLLQRLGVNGAIRVSLALYNDESDLQRFFAALDKALELLR
- the holA gene encoding DNA polymerase III subunit delta; amino-acid sequence: MKLPPAQLGKHLQGSLAPVYVVCGDEALLCQEATDAIRSASRAQGFTEREVFHAEANFDWGMLYEAGASMSLFADKRVIELRIPNGKPGDKGAAAIIEYLGRPPEDTLLLISLPKLDGSAQKTKWAKALIDGPHCQFVQIWPVDANQLPQWIRQRLAQSGMNATADAVDLIAARVEGNLLAAAQEIEKLKLLADGQQIDAGTVQAAVADSARYDVFGLIDAILNGEAAHALRMLDGLRGEGQESLFIVVMLARELRQLANLSYQFSQGIPLDKAFASARPPVWDKRRPLVSKALQRHSPARWNALLMDAQQIDAQVKGQAAGDPWASLSRLVLMMAGQRLKLGT
- a CDS encoding ArsC family reductase, with protein sequence MSNVLYGIKACDTMKKARTWLDEQGIAYQFHDYKTAGIDRGNLQKWCDEHGWETILNRAGTTFRKLDDAQKSDLDQAKAIELMLAQPSMIKRPVLDLGTRTLVGFKPERYAAELA
- the dapD gene encoding 2,3,4,5-tetrahydropyridine-2,6-dicarboxylate N-succinyltransferase is translated as MSNTLFSLAFGVGTQNRQSTWLEVFYAQPLLNPSAELFAKVTEKLGYSGGNQAIALTNQQAGELASALKHIDAVQSALLTRLAESAKPLVATLLAEDAALTSTPEAYLKLHLLSHRLVKPHGLNLTGIFPLLPNVAWTSQGAVDLLELTERQLEARLKGDLLEVFSVDKFPKMTDYVVPTGVRIADSARIRLGAYIGEGTTVMHEGFVNFNAGTAGPGMIEGRVSAGVFVGKGSDLGGGCSTMGTLSGGGNIVISVGEGCLIGANAGIGIPLGDRNIVEAGLYVTAGTKIALLDDQNNLVKVVKGRDLAGQADLLFRRNSQTGAVECKTNKSAIELNEALHAHN